One window of the Chitinophaga niabensis genome contains the following:
- a CDS encoding helix-turn-helix domain-containing protein, whose amino-acid sequence MMPAHTYTLINQLSKHLAFKVVRLEDSPHLQELQRMSYYSMILITEGEAKLHAELSSYDVRENALICLALYQPFQLEMKDCKGFLVHFHPDFFCIYKHHNEVACNGILFNNIYQPPFHHLEPAETAKLLLIIDQMREELKEEALAQHELLSSYLKIFLITASRSRLQFTGDAREQADLPEGPFVLQKLKDAIEANFKEKHSASDYAGLLNISAKALAKITKTHFNKTLTSMISERIISEAKRELYLTSKPVKAIAFELGFDDEYYFSRFFKNNVNVSPQIYRSQVGFARAEGGLN is encoded by the coding sequence ATGATGCCCGCACATACTTATACACTGATCAATCAGTTATCGAAGCACCTGGCTTTTAAAGTGGTCAGGCTGGAAGACAGTCCTCATTTACAGGAACTGCAAAGAATGAGCTATTACAGTATGATCCTGATCACGGAAGGGGAAGCGAAGTTACATGCAGAATTGTCCAGTTATGATGTGAGGGAAAATGCGTTGATCTGCCTGGCGCTTTATCAGCCCTTTCAGTTGGAAATGAAGGATTGTAAAGGATTCCTTGTTCATTTTCACCCCGACTTTTTCTGTATCTACAAACATCACAATGAAGTGGCCTGTAATGGCATATTGTTCAACAATATCTACCAGCCGCCTTTCCATCACCTGGAGCCGGCTGAAACGGCGAAACTACTCCTGATCATTGATCAGATGCGGGAGGAATTGAAAGAAGAAGCATTGGCGCAGCATGAATTGCTTTCCTCCTATCTGAAGATCTTCCTGATCACGGCTTCCCGTTCAAGGCTTCAGTTTACAGGTGATGCACGGGAGCAGGCGGACCTGCCTGAAGGACCATTTGTATTACAGAAGTTAAAGGATGCAATAGAAGCGAATTTTAAGGAGAAACATTCTGCGAGTGATTATGCGGGTTTATTGAATATCTCTGCCAAAGCACTGGCTAAGATCACTAAAACGCATTTCAACAAAACATTGACGAGTATGATCTCTGAAAGGATCATTAGTGAGGCGAAGCGGGAGTTGTACCTCACCTCCAAACCAGTGAAGGCGATTGCTTTTGAACTGGGGTTTGATGATGAATATTATTTCTCGAGGTTTTTTAAGAACAATGTGAATGTGTCTCCGCAGATCTATAGGAGCCAGGTGGGTTTTGCAAGAGCGGAGGGAGGATTGAATTAG
- a CDS encoding carboxymuconolactone decarboxylase family protein, whose product MTTFKVPVREEVSASSQQSFDTLKKALGMVPNLYATLAYSENALSRFLAFQNAPTSLSNKEKEAVNLVVSQVNSCKYCLSAHTMLGKLNGFSEEEILLLRKGQSTIPKTHALVQLAKDLTENKGHAAAANLEAFFEAGYNKGNLVDLLLLIADKTALNYLHNLTEVPVDFPPVPELN is encoded by the coding sequence ATGACAACTTTTAAAGTTCCTGTTAGAGAAGAAGTATCCGCAAGCAGTCAGCAAAGCTTTGATACACTTAAAAAAGCATTGGGTATGGTGCCTAATCTGTATGCCACCCTGGCCTATTCTGAAAATGCACTAAGCAGATTCCTCGCTTTTCAGAATGCTCCTACCTCTCTTTCCAACAAAGAAAAAGAAGCAGTGAACCTTGTGGTGAGCCAGGTGAATAGTTGCAAATATTGCCTCAGCGCCCATACCATGCTGGGTAAGTTGAATGGTTTTTCGGAAGAAGAAATACTCCTGCTCCGCAAAGGCCAAAGCACGATCCCGAAAACACATGCCCTGGTACAACTGGCAAAGGACCTTACGGAAAATAAAGGCCATGCCGCAGCTGCTAACCTGGAGGCATTCTTTGAAGCGGGTTACAACAAAGGAAACCTAGTAGACCTGCTCCTTTTGATCGCTGATAAAACAGCCCTCAACTACCTGCATAATCTTACAGAAGTGCCTGTCGACTTCCCTCCTGTCCCTGAATTAAACTAA
- a CDS encoding glycoside hydrolase family 99-like domain-containing protein, which produces MKKLLIYAGMISLAACTKDDGPKAEDHFMNYEIPEVPVTENYVVGAFYYELGSFNANIKEEPVVGKYTMPNGVVQPAIMTKHLEYATKAGIDYFLFSARSALRDNGAFRRDSTIIKSYLDNSAASNVKFAVTYNLNNGTYGISATAPLEKDALKLEQFMQDFERLTYLFSSPQYMEVDGKKLLYITNAQNLFSDNNKSIYTALRARIKAKGFDVYIVGMQDRWTPPARYFFRYKECVDAIYHQNFRPDGFDRFYLLPQMINENWKYSKKYYKDNWNVEYVANVFPAYNWLITAPTSLNPNVERKDNGAMFKKMCNVAKMNASTANKLILIDSFNKWDEDLQIEPAKSYGELYLDIVRTQFKK; this is translated from the coding sequence ATGAAGAAGCTATTGATATACGCAGGAATGATCTCCCTGGCAGCCTGTACAAAGGATGATGGCCCTAAAGCGGAAGATCATTTTATGAATTACGAGATCCCGGAAGTGCCGGTTACGGAGAATTACGTGGTAGGCGCCTTCTATTATGAACTGGGTAGTTTCAATGCCAATATAAAAGAAGAGCCGGTAGTAGGGAAGTATACCATGCCCAACGGCGTAGTACAACCGGCTATTATGACCAAACACCTGGAATATGCCACCAAAGCAGGGATCGATTATTTTCTGTTCTCTGCCCGTTCCGCACTCAGGGATAATGGCGCATTCAGAAGAGATTCTACCATCATTAAATCCTACCTGGATAATTCAGCTGCCTCCAATGTAAAGTTTGCCGTTACCTATAATCTCAATAACGGAACATATGGAATAAGCGCCACCGCCCCGCTGGAAAAGGATGCCCTGAAACTGGAACAGTTCATGCAGGACTTTGAAAGGTTAACTTACCTCTTCAGTAGTCCTCAGTACATGGAAGTAGATGGCAAGAAACTGCTCTACATCACCAATGCCCAGAACTTATTTTCTGATAATAACAAATCCATCTATACCGCCCTCCGTGCACGCATAAAAGCCAAAGGTTTTGATGTATACATTGTAGGCATGCAGGACAGATGGACACCCCCGGCCCGTTACTTTTTCCGTTACAAGGAATGTGTAGATGCCATCTATCACCAAAACTTCCGTCCTGATGGGTTTGACAGGTTCTACCTGTTGCCGCAGATGATCAATGAGAACTGGAAGTATTCTAAAAAGTATTACAAGGATAACTGGAATGTGGAATATGTGGCGAATGTGTTCCCTGCTTATAACTGGCTGATCACTGCCCCTACGAGTCTCAACCCTAACGTGGAAAGGAAGGATAATGGAGCAATGTTCAAAAAGATGTGTAACGTAGCCAAAATGAATGCCAGTACTGCCAACAAGCTGATCCTGATAGATTCCTTCAATAAATGGGATGAAGATCTGCAGATTGAACCGGCTAAAAGTTATGGTGAGTTATACCTTGATATTGTGAGAACGCAGTTTAAGAAATAG
- a CDS encoding copper amine oxidase, with protein MKQPNWKPLLFTCTIAALGLQAQAQQELKPELQQAVLKTPQGSIVALPDFLTEKIQNIGYRKVVLPGPQHVISDDPEYIRVPEAIALQEPVQPGAVRLYVYNVNGVKEPAKIDRRITAVIKNNGTADMHIRMLKYSSQKPSTNYYQIGKQGLADYFASAPQNLIRTVKPGQSIAIDEKLEKYIAKYDELVHGFYEFTIDQPGEISIIQTDLNTSGPKALSRIKTILPPKGHSGAGRGVFGVSNYRIITDSVYDTKEGVKEIIVADGDNDPWVSGKEKNTPGVATLAGNYGVIYNIEMKWKSTDGKGLALVTWNSRSGNNQWCGGMANTMVVSEGKFKEGIIQLPSDRLVTKAAPEAILIQVFKPAANGEEQTIRLTYSPPGASCLPTPLIFIPVDLK; from the coding sequence ATGAAGCAACCAAACTGGAAGCCGTTATTGTTTACTTGTACAATAGCTGCATTAGGCCTACAGGCGCAGGCACAGCAGGAATTGAAGCCCGAATTACAACAGGCTGTTTTGAAGACCCCTCAGGGAAGTATTGTAGCATTACCGGATTTCCTGACGGAGAAGATCCAGAACATCGGCTACCGGAAAGTGGTGCTGCCGGGGCCGCAGCATGTGATCTCAGATGATCCTGAGTACATCCGGGTACCGGAGGCCATTGCATTACAGGAACCTGTACAGCCGGGGGCGGTGAGATTATATGTTTATAATGTGAATGGTGTAAAAGAGCCGGCCAAAATAGATCGCCGGATCACGGCCGTTATTAAAAATAACGGTACGGCAGACATGCACATCCGCATGCTGAAATACTCTTCCCAGAAGCCCAGCACCAATTATTACCAGATCGGCAAACAGGGCCTGGCAGATTATTTTGCTTCCGCTCCCCAGAACCTGATCCGCACTGTAAAGCCCGGCCAGTCCATCGCCATCGATGAAAAGCTGGAAAAATATATAGCGAAGTATGATGAGCTGGTACATGGTTTCTATGAATTCACCATAGATCAACCCGGAGAGATCAGCATCATCCAGACAGACCTTAATACCTCAGGTCCCAAAGCCCTGAGCCGTATTAAAACTATCCTTCCGCCAAAAGGCCATAGTGGCGCAGGCCGTGGGGTATTTGGCGTAAGCAATTACCGCATTATCACGGATAGCGTGTACGATACAAAAGAAGGTGTGAAAGAGATCATCGTAGCGGATGGAGATAATGATCCCTGGGTATCAGGAAAAGAAAAGAACACGCCGGGTGTTGCTACTTTAGCAGGCAATTATGGTGTGATCTATAATATTGAAATGAAGTGGAAGAGCACAGACGGCAAGGGTCTTGCACTGGTAACCTGGAATTCCCGCAGTGGCAATAACCAATGGTGTGGCGGAATGGCCAATACGATGGTAGTGAGTGAAGGTAAATTCAAAGAAGGCATCATTCAGCTCCCCAGCGATCGCCTGGTAACCAAAGCAGCTCCTGAAGCCATTCTTATCCAGGTATTCAAACCGGCAGCTAATGGTGAAGAACAAACGATCCGTTTAACGTATTCACCTCCCGGTGCTTCTTGTTTACCAACGCCGTTGATCTTCATTCCTGTTGACTTGAAATAG
- a CDS encoding nuclear transport factor 2 family protein: MIKPPFTYETALQKVQLAEDAWNSKDPEKVCLAYSLDTEWRNRTEFINGREQVKAFLQKKWEKELDYRLKKELWGFRENRMAVRFEYEWHDKAGQWFRSYGNELWEFDEEGLMRKRFASINDLAISAEERKFK, from the coding sequence ATGATCAAACCTCCTTTCACTTACGAAACTGCCCTGCAGAAGGTGCAATTGGCAGAAGATGCCTGGAACAGTAAAGATCCTGAAAAGGTATGCCTTGCCTACTCTTTAGACACAGAATGGCGCAACAGAACAGAATTTATCAACGGACGGGAACAGGTAAAAGCTTTCCTGCAAAAGAAATGGGAAAAGGAACTGGATTACCGCCTGAAGAAAGAACTCTGGGGATTCCGGGAAAACAGGATGGCCGTTCGTTTTGAGTATGAATGGCATGATAAAGCCGGACAATGGTTCCGCAGTTACGGCAATGAGTTATGGGAATTTGATGAAGAAGGGTTAATGCGCAAACGTTTTGCCAGTATCAATGATCTTGCGATCTCTGCGGAGGAACGAAAGTTTAAATAA